In the genome of Amaranthus tricolor cultivar Red isolate AtriRed21 chromosome 15, ASM2621246v1, whole genome shotgun sequence, one region contains:
- the LOC130800634 gene encoding two-component response regulator ORR10-like: MDTQFHVLAVDDSIIDRKLIERLLKTSSFQVTAVDSPNKALELLGLKGNQGGMDESLVNKVNMIITDYSMPGMTGYELLRKIKESERFRDIPVVIMSSENIPSRINRCLADGAEEFFLKPVQRSDVDKLKPHLMKSKIKDFCKFQQHRRLLTWYSDSNTLCQRCI, translated from the exons atggaTACCCAATTTCATGTTCTTGCTGTTGATGATAGTATTATTGATCGAAAATTAATTGAAAGGCTTCTTAAAACTTCATCTTTTCAAG TTACTGCAGTGGATTCACCAAACAAAGCCTTAGAATTATTGGGATTGAAGGGGAATCAAGGAGGAATGGATGAATCACTGGTAAACAAAGTGAATATGATCATAACAGATTATTCAATGCCAGGAATGACTGGGTATGAATTATTAAGGAAGATAAAGGAATCAGAAAGGTTCAGAGATATACCAGTTGTGATTATGTCTTCTGAAAATATTCCTTCAAGAATTAATAGGTGTTTGGCTGATGGAGCAGAGGAATTCTTTTTGAAACCTGTTCAAAGATCTGATGTCGATAAGCTTAAACCTCATTTAATGAAGAGTAAAATCAAGGATTTTTGCAAGTTTCAACAACATAGAAGATTATTAACTTGGTATTCTGATTCTAACACTTTATGTCAAAGATGCATATAA